In a single window of the Anaerocolumna cellulosilytica genome:
- a CDS encoding DUF368 domain-containing protein — MQNQKNVKNNLLIILKGFIIGSSMSVPGVSGGTMAILLGIYDNLISAISNFLKDIKGNLIFLIKFSIGAGVGIGSLAFLIKWLLDKFPFFISFFFLGAVIGGIPALYQKTKESSLRISSVLYFLLGLVIVISIGFIPTGNIDVSIGSGVAHYLMLLVTGVVIALALVLPGISTSHMLIVLGMYDSMLLAITKFDVIYIGILGFSTLIGVFLVTKPLEWTMKRFPHQTYCIIIGFVVGSTSEIFRDKILPAVPVNAGFGWWIPSGLISLVIFALGYKAILVLSKFSND, encoded by the coding sequence ATGCAGAATCAAAAGAATGTAAAGAATAATTTGTTAATTATTCTAAAAGGTTTTATTATTGGTTCCTCAATGAGCGTACCTGGAGTAAGCGGTGGAACCATGGCTATTTTGTTAGGTATTTATGATAATCTCATAAGTGCAATCAGTAACTTTTTAAAGGATATAAAGGGCAACTTAATATTTCTAATAAAATTTTCTATAGGTGCAGGGGTTGGAATTGGCTCCTTAGCCTTTCTCATTAAGTGGCTATTGGATAAGTTTCCATTTTTTATTTCATTTTTCTTTTTGGGTGCAGTAATCGGTGGCATTCCTGCTTTGTACCAAAAGACCAAGGAATCCTCCCTTAGAATATCGTCTGTTTTATACTTCCTTCTAGGGCTTGTCATTGTTATATCCATAGGTTTTATCCCTACCGGAAATATTGATGTTAGTATCGGCTCGGGTGTAGCTCATTACCTTATGCTTTTAGTAACCGGGGTCGTTATCGCACTGGCACTAGTTTTACCGGGTATCAGTACTTCCCATATGCTGATTGTACTGGGTATGTATGATTCCATGCTTCTTGCAATAACGAAATTTGATGTTATTTACATTGGTATCTTAGGATTTTCTACCCTGATTGGAGTCTTTTTGGTTACAAAACCTCTGGAATGGACTATGAAACGTTTTCCTCATCAGACCTATTGTATTATTATTGGTTTTGTAGTTGGCTCCACCTCTGAGATATTCCGTGACAAAATACTTCCCGCCGTACCTGTAAATGCAGGTTTTGGCTGGTGGATTCCCTCCGGATTAATATCTTTAGTTATCTTTGCACTTGGCTATAAAGCGATTCTTGTATTATCTAAATTTTCAAATGACTAG
- a CDS encoding putative polysaccharide biosynthesis protein, which yields MTNKKNQNSFIKQAGILAVAGIICRLIGSLYRSPLAGIIGDEGNGYYSVAYNIYTIILLVSSYSIPSAISKIIAQRLAVGEYKNARRIFLCSLFYVVAAGSIASLFTYFCAGLLVKTEAVPILRIFAPTIFLSGILGVFRGYYQARGTMVQTAISQVLEQLINAAVSLIAAYFLMDMATGKGASVQAVYGASGSALGTGAGVLTALVFMLFIYLINRKSTVKTLECSHDDNKQVLPYGNILKIIINMVTPVILSTFIYNFNTTLNQSLYIQSMISKHNYTFKSASTYYGIFSGKAVVIANIPIAIASAMSSAIIPELSASFARGELKDTEQKITASIRSALLIAIPSAIGIAALSKPIVRLLFNQAESIGLTVSLLRGLSLTIIFYALSTITNAVLQAIGQVKLPVINAAASLALQTVILLPLLLFTDLKLYSLLIAAFVYSMSMCVLNWISIRKSLNRDFTLPFMKMFLTPSLIAVIMGILTAIVYELCNKVFKKNSISLMIAVVSGILVYFIGIIKTGVLTKEEVEHFPLGDKLIRLSGKLKLLKIFQ from the coding sequence ATGACAAATAAAAAGAATCAAAACAGCTTTATCAAGCAAGCCGGAATTCTGGCTGTAGCAGGTATCATCTGCCGCCTTATCGGCTCGTTGTATCGAAGCCCACTAGCAGGTATTATCGGCGACGAAGGTAATGGATACTATAGCGTTGCTTATAATATTTACACAATTATATTACTGGTTTCCTCCTATAGTATCCCGTCGGCCATCTCAAAAATTATTGCTCAGAGACTGGCTGTAGGCGAGTACAAGAATGCACGCCGTATCTTTTTGTGCTCCTTGTTTTATGTAGTAGCCGCCGGTAGTATTGCCAGTCTGTTTACCTATTTTTGTGCCGGATTACTAGTAAAAACAGAAGCAGTTCCTATTCTTAGAATCTTTGCTCCTACTATTTTTCTCTCAGGTATTTTAGGCGTATTTCGAGGATATTATCAGGCCAGAGGAACCATGGTGCAAACAGCCATATCCCAGGTTTTAGAACAACTTATTAATGCAGCAGTAAGCCTGATTGCTGCCTACTTCCTTATGGATATGGCAACCGGTAAAGGAGCCTCTGTACAGGCTGTATATGGCGCCTCAGGAAGTGCTTTGGGAACCGGTGCAGGGGTCCTGACCGCTTTAGTATTTATGCTGTTTATCTACTTAATTAACCGTAAATCAACCGTCAAAACCTTAGAGTGCTCCCATGATGATAACAAACAGGTATTGCCATATGGAAACATATTAAAAATTATCATCAATATGGTTACCCCTGTCATCTTAAGCACCTTTATTTATAATTTTAACACCACCTTAAACCAATCACTTTATATCCAGTCTATGATATCAAAACACAACTACACCTTTAAAAGTGCCTCCACTTATTATGGTATATTTTCTGGTAAAGCAGTAGTAATTGCCAACATACCCATTGCCATCGCTTCCGCCATGTCATCTGCCATAATTCCTGAACTTTCTGCCAGCTTTGCAAGAGGTGAGTTAAAAGATACGGAGCAAAAGATAACCGCCTCCATCCGCTCTGCCCTATTAATCGCCATCCCTTCTGCAATAGGAATAGCGGCTTTATCAAAACCCATAGTTCGTCTTCTTTTTAACCAGGCAGAATCCATTGGATTGACTGTAAGTCTTCTGCGCGGCTTAAGCCTTACTATTATATTTTATGCCTTGTCCACCATCACAAATGCAGTTTTACAAGCAATTGGACAGGTAAAACTGCCTGTCATAAATGCCGCAGCCTCTTTAGCACTTCAGACTGTTATACTACTACCTCTGCTGCTATTTACAGATTTAAAACTATATAGCTTACTAATAGCTGCTTTTGTTTATTCTATGTCTATGTGCGTATTAAACTGGATATCTATACGAAAAAGCCTGAATAGGGATTTTACACTGCCTTTTATGAAAATGTTTTTAACACCTTCACTTATTGCTGTTATTATGGGGATTCTTACAGCCATCGTGTATGAGTTGTGTAATAAAGTTTTCAAAAAGAACAGTATTTCTTTAATGATTGCTGTTGTATCGGGTATATTGGTATATTTTATCGGAATTATTAAGACAGGCGTTCTGACTAAAGAAGAGGTTGAACATTTTCCTTTGGGAGACAAACTGATAAGACTGTCCGGAAAACTAAAGCTATTAAAAATATTTCAATAA
- a CDS encoding LacI family DNA-binding transcriptional regulator: protein MATIKDVAKAAQVSVGTVSRYLNGEQLKQRNQEAIEQAIMQLGYEANAIARSMKTGKSMAIGVIVPFLANMFSMRVIESIEQELQKYNYCVIITDCSGDKEKELERIEFLKGRQVDGIVLMPSGFQSFELRKAVGDTPLVLIDRILEKPVFDSVVADNEGMTYESVCRLLETGIRKIGIIEGPNYISTARQRREGYIRALKAFGIKEKYRAVCKEYSFKEGYEGMKRLEQYQLEAVFASNYELSAGAVNANDREDIRILGFDTFEIPVRFQENYTGIRQPVEELGRLAAKLLVERMNQPDKEISNMVIG from the coding sequence ATGGCAACTATCAAAGATGTGGCAAAGGCAGCACAGGTTTCTGTGGGAACTGTATCCAGATATTTGAATGGGGAACAGCTAAAGCAGAGAAATCAGGAAGCAATTGAACAGGCTATTATGCAGTTAGGTTATGAAGCCAATGCCATTGCACGGAGTATGAAAACCGGAAAATCCATGGCAATTGGCGTAATAGTTCCCTTTCTGGCCAATATGTTTAGTATGCGTGTTATTGAGAGTATTGAACAAGAACTTCAAAAATATAACTACTGTGTCATAATTACAGATTGCAGTGGTGACAAAGAGAAAGAGCTAGAACGTATTGAATTCTTAAAAGGCAGACAGGTAGACGGGATAGTACTTATGCCAAGTGGATTTCAGTCTTTTGAACTTAGAAAGGCAGTGGGAGATACGCCTCTTGTTCTGATTGACAGGATTTTAGAAAAACCTGTTTTTGATTCTGTCGTAGCCGACAATGAAGGAATGACTTATGAGAGTGTTTGCCGTTTGCTTGAAACTGGAATTCGAAAAATAGGCATTATAGAAGGACCTAATTATATATCAACAGCAAGACAGCGACGCGAAGGATATATCAGGGCATTAAAAGCGTTCGGAATCAAAGAAAAGTACAGGGCAGTATGTAAGGAGTACAGTTTTAAAGAAGGCTATGAGGGTATGAAAAGGCTGGAGCAATATCAGTTAGAGGCGGTTTTTGCCAGTAACTATGAGCTTTCAGCAGGTGCTGTCAATGCCAATGACAGGGAAGATATTCGAATCTTGGGGTTTGATACCTTTGAAATCCCCGTCAGGTTTCAGGAAAATTATACTGGCATCAGGCAGCCGGTGGAAGAACTGGGAAGATTGGCTGCAAAACTCTTAGTTGAAAGGATGAATCAGCCGGATAAAGAAATCAGCAATATGGTCATAGGTTAA
- a CDS encoding MDR/zinc-dependent alcohol dehydrogenase-like family protein, whose amino-acid sequence MKVKATYFQNDKEKPLVYGEVELIDPPRRRLRGEEEKKGILAESVIVGFCGTDHELMKMGQEGRLSNKFPKGQERLINGHEGLVWIPSEERFAIVLIRGGNSYDPTRYTEEESYFEYGCDGADGLFSDKNYYHPDMLLKIPDGFVKNGKIALSFAKKMVFPDPYACMVFQRERMEDLGAAHNFRMEMAKHKCSEAEAREHARKQLFARTVIFGLGTTGMFMGDLIRQKYPEAKIVFVGRSEETDLKVVFAKEQTGAVYVQNHYKSTEDLAGAVIVALGGKATAFIGVSGTNVEHELAFKQEVLGCNGVYNSFSLGPQIQFDTMPFGFKNHLIMGSINFRQDHMEEAIRILTDSRYDEIVELIEKEEFIRNPLAAYENKIYAKGAPLKTAVVWNPDYIDFSR is encoded by the coding sequence ATGAAAGTAAAGGCAACCTATTTTCAAAATGATAAGGAAAAACCTTTGGTTTATGGGGAAGTAGAGCTAATTGACCCACCTAGAAGAAGACTAAGAGGAGAAGAAGAAAAGAAGGGAATTTTAGCAGAGAGTGTAATTGTAGGCTTTTGTGGAACTGACCATGAACTAATGAAGATGGGACAGGAGGGAAGACTTTCAAATAAGTTTCCAAAAGGGCAAGAAAGATTAATCAATGGACACGAAGGTTTAGTATGGATACCTTCTGAGGAGAGATTTGCAATTGTACTAATCCGTGGGGGCAACAGCTATGATCCCACCAGATATACAGAAGAGGAGTCCTATTTTGAGTATGGCTGTGATGGTGCCGATGGCTTATTTTCCGATAAAAATTATTATCATCCGGATATGCTTTTAAAAATTCCAGACGGTTTTGTAAAGAATGGAAAGATTGCATTATCTTTTGCAAAGAAGATGGTTTTTCCGGATCCTTACGCTTGTATGGTATTTCAAAGGGAGAGGATGGAGGACTTAGGAGCAGCTCATAATTTTAGAATGGAGATGGCGAAACATAAGTGCAGTGAAGCAGAGGCCAGAGAACATGCCAGAAAGCAGTTATTTGCAAGAACCGTTATCTTCGGACTTGGAACTACCGGTATGTTTATGGGAGACCTTATCAGACAGAAATATCCGGAAGCAAAGATTGTATTTGTTGGAAGAAGTGAGGAAACAGACCTTAAAGTAGTATTTGCCAAAGAGCAGACAGGAGCAGTGTATGTACAGAACCATTATAAATCGACAGAAGATTTGGCTGGTGCTGTTATTGTTGCTTTAGGAGGAAAAGCAACTGCATTTATTGGAGTCAGCGGCACCAATGTGGAGCATGAACTGGCCTTTAAACAGGAGGTTTTAGGTTGTAATGGGGTTTATAACAGCTTTTCTTTGGGACCTCAGATACAGTTTGATACGATGCCTTTTGGGTTTAAAAACCACTTAATTATGGGTTCTATTAATTTCAGACAAGACCATATGGAAGAAGCTATTCGTATTCTTACAGACAGTCGTTATGATGAAATCGTGGAACTAATTGAAAAAGAGGAATTTATAAGGAATCCCTTGGCTGCATATGAGAATAAAATATATGCAAAGGGAGCTCCATTAAAGACAGCCGTCGTTTGGAATCCGGATTATATTGATTTTTCCAGATAA
- a CDS encoding zinc-binding alcohol dehydrogenase family protein, producing the protein MKTVLITEPYKIQVTETGMPEIKEGEALLRIKYCGICGADVSSYTGNQPFTTYPRIPGHEFSAEIVEIGTNKKGLKSGDFVTANPYFNCGECYSCKRGFVNCCTDNQTMGVQRDGSFSEYIAMPIERIFSGKGLDAKQLALIEPFSIGYHALSRTQIKPTDKVLVIGSGPIGLFALISAKLRGAHVYVADVLDGRLDMARAYGADGVINTRTKDLQTEVKEITDGNGFDVCVEACGLPATFLASIEAAAFAGTIILIGNGKQETGFNHSILLKKELNVFGSRNAYSYDFTNLIDIVASGRVDVMKMVSDIYPIDKADEAFKALTSNTGNLMKILVEF; encoded by the coding sequence ATGAAAACAGTATTGATCACAGAACCATATAAAATCCAGGTCACTGAGACTGGTATGCCAGAAATCAAAGAGGGCGAAGCACTTCTTCGTATTAAATATTGTGGAATTTGCGGAGCGGATGTATCCAGCTATACTGGTAATCAGCCTTTTACCACATATCCTAGAATACCGGGACATGAGTTCAGTGCAGAAATTGTTGAAATTGGTACAAATAAAAAAGGTCTGAAATCAGGGGATTTCGTAACTGCCAATCCGTATTTTAATTGCGGGGAATGTTATTCCTGTAAAAGAGGATTTGTAAATTGTTGTACCGACAACCAAACCATGGGAGTACAAAGAGACGGAAGTTTCAGTGAGTACATAGCAATGCCCATAGAACGCATATTTAGCGGAAAAGGATTAGATGCAAAGCAGCTTGCATTGATTGAACCATTTTCCATTGGATACCATGCATTATCCAGAACGCAAATTAAGCCTACGGATAAGGTACTGGTAATAGGATCCGGACCGATTGGTCTATTTGCACTGATTAGTGCAAAATTACGTGGAGCCCATGTCTATGTAGCAGATGTGCTGGACGGAAGGCTTGATATGGCAAGGGCTTATGGAGCAGATGGGGTCATTAACACCAGAACAAAAGATTTACAGACAGAGGTGAAGGAGATTACAGATGGTAATGGTTTTGATGTATGTGTGGAAGCCTGTGGACTGCCTGCTACCTTTTTAGCCAGTATTGAAGCAGCAGCTTTTGCAGGTACTATTATCTTAATTGGAAATGGTAAGCAGGAAACTGGTTTTAATCATTCAATTCTATTGAAAAAAGAATTGAATGTATTTGGCAGCAGGAACGCTTATTCCTATGATTTTACTAACTTAATTGATATAGTAGCATCCGGACGAGTGGATGTAATGAAAATGGTAAGTGACATTTATCCTATAGACAAAGCAGATGAAGCTTTTAAAGCGTTGACCTCAAATACCGGAAATTTGATGAAAATATTAGTGGAGTTTTAG
- a CDS encoding amidohydrolase family protein has translation MIIDAHLHLWKKQKGIVDGLPVYDLGGGKSMFGNEVRQMLPPYMEDGFNSVERLIANMDYAGVNGCIVTQEYIDGNQNAYLLEAKNKYPDRLKICSLYEETEDYLLEGFDGIKICGGRLSRKKLSELLPVFQAANAAGKFISIDLAEGAVQVEELRELVEKCPEVKVAIGHFGMAGRKGFEEQVKLACYKNVYIESGGITWLFHKEFYPFPSAIDAILQARDICGMGKLMWGSDYPRTMTAITYPMSFDFILKSDRLTSREKEQFLWKTAKEFYGFPDFKKIPYTKNMVE, from the coding sequence ATGATAATTGATGCCCACCTGCATTTGTGGAAGAAACAAAAGGGAATTGTTGATGGATTACCGGTTTATGACTTAGGTGGTGGAAAAAGTATGTTTGGTAATGAAGTCAGACAGATGCTTCCTCCCTATATGGAGGATGGCTTTAACAGTGTGGAACGGCTGATTGCCAATATGGATTATGCCGGAGTGAACGGCTGTATAGTAACGCAGGAATATATTGACGGAAATCAGAATGCATATCTTTTAGAGGCAAAGAACAAATACCCTGACCGTCTTAAAATATGCAGCCTGTATGAAGAAACAGAAGATTATCTGCTTGAGGGATTTGACGGTATTAAAATATGTGGGGGCAGATTAAGCAGAAAGAAGTTATCAGAACTATTACCTGTCTTTCAGGCAGCAAACGCTGCCGGTAAGTTTATATCCATAGATTTAGCAGAGGGAGCTGTTCAGGTTGAAGAACTAAGAGAACTTGTTGAAAAGTGTCCGGAGGTTAAAGTTGCAATCGGTCATTTTGGCATGGCAGGGCGAAAGGGATTTGAAGAACAGGTAAAGCTGGCTTGTTATAAAAATGTATATATTGAAAGCGGTGGTATTACCTGGTTGTTTCATAAAGAGTTTTATCCCTTTCCATCTGCGATAGATGCGATATTACAAGCCAGGGATATCTGTGGTATGGGTAAGTTAATGTGGGGAAGTGACTATCCTAGGACTATGACAGCCATAACCTATCCGATGTCCTTTGATTTTATTTTAAAGTCAGACCGTTTAACGAGCAGAGAAAAGGAACAGTTTCTATGGAAAACTGCGAAAGAATTTTATGGGTTTCCTGATTTTAAGAAGATACCTTATACTAAGAATATGGTAGAGTAA
- a CDS encoding serine hydrolase domain-containing protein, whose protein sequence is MFKKFLRTKLPIILAFSLVVLPSHAAFAQVVPATLNATSAKAETVSTKTGYEAVKELAEKKAATLTSIYGVTSLQYAVIDNGIVTVSGQSGVYSKESNTPLTNTNMYGIGSISKIFTTAAVMQLSEDGKVDLDAPVTQYIPEFTMADERYKNITVRMLLNHSAGLMGSTLESAMLFDDNDFSTYNNFLEKLKSSRLKADPGAYSVYSNDGFTLAELLVEKVSGVSFTEYISKNITNPLKLSNTKTPLDTFPSSNLAKTYLPGSNTALPKESLNMIGAGGIYSTAEDLCRFAEIFMSTYSSDVLYSASARAMEYPEYLRGIWPEDSEPALLSYGLGWDSVKTYPFEDYNIKAVVKGGDTSYYHGSLIILPNENMAVAILSSGGASTYNQAMGQEILLKALLEKGTIDKINPDKTFTPPVQTQVPEALLKNQGVYGQRSSLLQAKIDKSGTLTITDLLTPGATPQKFIYTDDGKFYYTDGSMYYSFKEEKNGKTYLYASGYSLLPGIAQLGDSGYQAQKLSDNPISASVKKLWEQRMKESYFMVNEKYSSQLYTLGILGSSMIMPKELKGYVITSAIIDEYNAKSPIQIPGVAGRDLIDFTFYEKDGKEYLDIAGRISIAENHISTLSSKSTFTTTIGEDGYAKWYKIGKNSAKKTINVILPINSSFAVYNADGICVNYYHISKDPTVVLPEGGYIVFAGDANSTIRVRYTK, encoded by the coding sequence ATGTTTAAGAAATTTTTAAGAACCAAACTTCCAATTATTCTGGCATTCTCCTTAGTTGTTCTGCCAAGTCATGCAGCCTTTGCACAGGTGGTACCTGCGACTCTTAATGCAACTTCTGCAAAAGCTGAAACAGTCTCTACTAAAACCGGCTATGAAGCCGTTAAAGAATTAGCCGAGAAAAAAGCTGCTACCCTCACTAGTATTTATGGGGTTACAAGCTTGCAATATGCAGTAATTGACAACGGCATCGTAACAGTATCCGGACAATCCGGTGTTTACAGCAAGGAATCAAACACACCTTTAACCAATACAAACATGTATGGTATCGGATCAATTAGCAAGATATTTACAACGGCTGCCGTTATGCAATTGTCAGAGGATGGGAAGGTTGACCTGGACGCGCCGGTTACCCAGTATATTCCCGAATTTACAATGGCAGATGAACGTTACAAAAATATAACGGTTCGAATGCTTTTAAATCATTCAGCGGGTCTTATGGGCAGTACTCTTGAAAGTGCTATGTTATTTGATGATAATGACTTCTCTACCTATAACAACTTTTTGGAAAAATTAAAATCCTCCCGGTTAAAAGCAGATCCCGGTGCCTATTCAGTATATTCCAACGATGGCTTTACTCTTGCCGAGTTATTGGTAGAGAAAGTCTCCGGGGTAAGCTTTACAGAGTATATTAGTAAAAACATTACTAATCCTCTGAAACTAAGCAATACAAAAACTCCATTGGATACATTTCCATCCAGTAATCTGGCAAAAACTTATCTTCCCGGAAGTAATACTGCTCTGCCTAAAGAATCCCTAAATATGATTGGTGCCGGCGGTATCTATTCCACAGCCGAGGATTTATGCCGTTTTGCTGAGATATTTATGAGTACATATTCTTCTGATGTATTATACAGTGCCTCTGCTAGAGCAATGGAATATCCTGAATACTTAAGAGGTATCTGGCCTGAAGATTCAGAGCCAGCTCTTCTCTCCTACGGTTTGGGCTGGGACAGTGTAAAAACCTATCCCTTTGAAGATTATAATATTAAAGCAGTCGTTAAAGGTGGTGATACTAGCTATTATCACGGCAGCTTAATTATACTTCCCAATGAAAATATGGCAGTAGCCATCCTATCCTCCGGAGGTGCAAGTACCTATAATCAGGCTATGGGTCAGGAAATCTTACTAAAGGCTTTACTAGAGAAAGGTACCATTGATAAAATCAATCCAGACAAAACTTTTACACCTCCTGTTCAAACCCAGGTACCTGAGGCACTTTTAAAGAATCAAGGAGTTTACGGACAGAGGAGTTCTCTTCTACAGGCTAAAATTGATAAAAGTGGTACTCTGACAATAACAGATCTCTTAACCCCCGGTGCAACTCCACAGAAATTTATTTATACCGATGACGGTAAGTTCTATTATACGGACGGAAGTATGTATTATTCCTTTAAAGAAGAGAAAAACGGCAAGACCTATTTATATGCCAGCGGCTACTCCCTTTTACCAGGAATTGCACAGTTAGGAGACTCCGGCTATCAAGCCCAGAAACTTTCTGATAACCCCATCTCTGCAAGTGTAAAGAAACTATGGGAGCAGAGAATGAAAGAAAGCTATTTTATGGTAAATGAAAAATATAGTTCTCAGCTCTATACTTTGGGTATCTTAGGTTCCAGCATGATTATGCCTAAAGAACTAAAAGGGTATGTCATTACCTCTGCGATCATTGACGAATATAATGCAAAATCCCCCATACAGATACCTGGGGTTGCCGGCAGAGACTTAATCGATTTTACTTTTTATGAAAAGGACGGCAAAGAGTACTTGGATATAGCAGGCCGAATTAGCATTGCTGAAAATCATATTAGTACTCTTTCCTCAAAATCTACTTTCACCACTACAATTGGCGAGGATGGCTATGCTAAATGGTATAAAATCGGTAAAAATTCAGCGAAAAAGACCATAAATGTGATTCTACCCATAAATTCTTCCTTTGCTGTATATAATGCTGATGGTATCTGCGTTAACTATTATCATATATCAAAAGACCCGACTGTTGTCCTTCCGGAAGGCGGTTATATTGTCTTTGCAGGTGATGCAAATTCAACTATCCGGGTTAGATATACTAAATAA
- a CDS encoding Ig-like domain-containing protein has protein sequence MKKFKKWSIICAAALLLSLTVPTVLPVSTTVTVQASAVKISQKKLTLKVGASKVLKLTGSKDKATWNSSNESVAAVSKNGKVTAKKAGTVTITATVSKRKYTCKVTVTEPAAVNPFVKNAPFEAKEGVYEKLTYVMPKDFTATTISEQGNTAMIMLSPSDVSTDKGYSSVVLTVQENGSKKPDYSITKETLSAYVTENLIKSQFAQQGVEATVTDFKSSDYESELGTAYKTEYQVSYQGTTIKQTIYDIFIDNYFFEVTASDVGDKVTPDINIVASYLLDTLKASK, from the coding sequence ATGAAGAAATTTAAAAAATGGAGTATAATTTGTGCTGCTGCCCTGTTACTTTCACTAACTGTACCTACTGTTTTGCCTGTAAGTACTACAGTAACCGTTCAGGCTTCAGCGGTTAAAATCAGTCAGAAAAAACTGACTCTTAAGGTGGGAGCTTCTAAAGTATTAAAACTTACCGGGTCTAAAGATAAAGCTACATGGAATTCAAGTAATGAATCGGTTGCTGCAGTAAGTAAAAACGGTAAAGTTACAGCTAAAAAAGCTGGTACTGTAACTATAACTGCAACGGTTAGTAAGAGAAAATATACCTGCAAAGTAACTGTTACAGAACCTGCAGCGGTTAATCCATTTGTAAAGAATGCTCCGTTTGAAGCGAAAGAAGGGGTTTATGAAAAGTTAACTTATGTAATGCCAAAAGACTTTACGGCAACTACCATTAGTGAACAGGGGAATACTGCAATGATAATGCTCTCACCATCAGATGTAAGTACGGATAAAGGTTACTCTTCTGTTGTGTTAACAGTTCAGGAGAATGGTTCGAAGAAACCGGATTACAGTATTACGAAAGAAACCTTATCAGCTTATGTTACTGAAAATCTAATTAAATCACAATTTGCACAACAAGGCGTCGAAGCAACCGTGACAGATTTTAAGAGCAGTGATTATGAATCCGAATTAGGAACTGCTTATAAGACCGAATATCAGGTGAGTTATCAGGGTACTACTATAAAGCAGACCATATATGATATCTTCATTGATAATTATTTCTTTGAAGTTACAGCAAGTGATGTAGGTGACAAGGTTACCCCTGACATAAATATTGTTGCAAGTTATCTGTTAGATACCTTAAAAGCATCAAAATAG